In Pseudophryne corroboree isolate aPseCor3 chromosome 7, aPseCor3.hap2, whole genome shotgun sequence, a single window of DNA contains:
- the LOC134945821 gene encoding ADP-ribosylhydrolase ARH1-like: MLGGDCCTSLQSKLPDCRLIMDSNVPSCDLYVSAMLLSAAGDALGYRNQLWEYCKSGPQIHRELEELGGLQNITASLPDWPVSDDTVLHLATGESLATGKLNEDLYHELASKYVTAMSDMEGRKPGPTSILGTSQLRPGEPGGYKIPFNPSATGCGAAMRAMCIGLRFPRPSELSLLVAVSVESGKMTHNHPTGYLGSLASALFTSLSVQGVPLEQWGVRLLENLPLARDYVRSTETDAAPHFAAWDYFRECWERYLAERGLSQGSGPARFPSLYGAAERDAEYGRWSLDGWAGRSGHDAPMIAYDALLGAGDSWAELCSRSMFHGGDSDSTGVIAGCCWGAMHGSAGVPTGNYSELEYRARLENVARCLHKLAWGKH, from the exons CGTTCCCTCCTGCGACCTGTACGTGTCCGCAATGCTGCTGAGTGCTGCCGGAGATGCTTTGGGCTACAGGAATCAGCTCTGGGAATACTGCAAATCCGGGCCACAGATTCACAGAGAGCTGGAGGAACTGGGGGGTCTCCAGAACATCACAGCATCCCTGCCGGACTGGCCGGTCAGTGATGACACGGTGCTGCACCTTGCAACAGGCGAGAGTCTGGCAACAG GGAAGCTGAATGAGGATCTGTATCATGAGCTGGCGAGCAAATACGTGACCGCCATGTCTGACATGGAAGGGAGAAAACCTGGGCCCACGAGCATTCTGG GAACCTCACAGCTGCGTCCTGGGGAGCCTGGTGGGTACAAGATCCCCTTTAACCCCTCAGCGACCGGCTGCGGAGCAGCAATGCGGGCCATGTGTATAGGGCTGAG gtTCCCCCGGCCGTCGGAGCTGTCTCTCCTGGTCGCTGTCAGTGTGGAGAGCGGGAAAATGACTCACAACCATCCCACAG GCTATCTCGGATCACTTGCTTCAGCTCTCTTCACATCCCTGTCTGTACAGGGGGtccctctagaacaatggggggtcCGCCTCCTGGAGAACCTTCCTCTGGCCCGGGACTATGTGCGCTCTACAGAGACTGACGCGGCGCCTCACTTTGCAGCATGGGATTATTTCCGCGAGTGCTGGGAGAG ATACCTGGCAGAGAGGGGGCTGTCACAGGGGTCCGGCCCTGCACGATTTCCATCTCTCTATGGCGCTGCGGAGAGGGACGCGGAGTACGGCCGGTGGAGTCTGGATGGCTGGGCCGGGAGGAGCGGACATGATGCTCCGATGATTGCGTATGATGCTCTCTTGGGTGCTGGGGACTCCTGGGCCGAGCTGTGCAGCAGATCCATGTTCCATGGAG GTGACAGCGACTCCACAGGGGTGATTGCCGGCTGCTGCTGGGGAGCAATGCACGGATCAGCCGGAGTACCGACGGGGAACTACAGTGAGCTTGAGTACAGAGCGCGGCTGGAGAACGTCGCTCGCTGCCTACACAAGCTGGCCTGGGGGAAACATTAA